In a single window of the Labrus mixtus chromosome 20, fLabMix1.1, whole genome shotgun sequence genome:
- the LOC132995705 gene encoding transcription factor Sox-9-like, producing the protein MNLLDPYLKMTEEQENRHSDAPSPSMSEDSAGSPCPSGSGSDTENTRPSDNHLLLGADYKKEGEEEKFPVCIRDAVSQVLKGYDWTLVPMPVRVNGSSKSKPHVKRPMNAFMVWAQAARRKLADQYPHLHNAELSKTLGKLWRLLNEVEKRPFVEEAERLRVQHKKDHPDYKYQPRRRKSVKNGQNDPEDGEQTHISPNAIFKALQQADSPASSMGEVHSPGEHSGQSQGPPTPPTTPKTDLPSSKADLKREGRPMQEGTSRQLNIDFGAVDIGELSSEVISNMGSFDVDEFDQYLPPHSHAGVAGAVQAGYTGSYGISSSSVSQAANVGAHAWMSKQQQQQQQQQHSLTTLGGGEQSQQQRTTQIKTEQLSPSHYSEQQGSPQHANYGSFNLQHYSTSSYPSITRAQYDYSDHQGAANSYYSHAAGQGSGLYSTFSYMSPSQRPMYTPIADTTGVPSVPQTHSPQHWEQQPIYTQLSRP; encoded by the exons ATGAATCTCCTCGACCCTTACCTGAAGATGACCGAAGAACAGGAGAATCGTCACTCCGACGCTCCCAGCCCAAGCATGTCTGAGGACTCCGCGGGCTCGCCGTGCCCGTCCGGGTCCGGTTCGGACACTGAGAACACCCGGCCGTCCGACAACCACCTCCTCTTGGGTGCAGACTACAAAAAGGAGGGCGAAGAAGAGAAGTTCCCCGTGTGTATCAGAGATGCTGTGTCCCAGGTGCTGAAGGGCTACGACTGGACGCTGGTGCCCATGCCGGTGCGAGTCAACGGCTCCAGCAAAAGTAAACCTCACGTCAAAAGACCCATGAACGCATTCATGGTCTGGGCTCAGGCTGCACGGAGGAAGCTGGCCGATCAATACCCGCATCTGCACAACGCGGAACTCAGCAAAACCCTGGGAAAACTCTGGAG ATTGCTCAACGAGGTAGAGAAGCGTCCATTCGTTGAAGAAGCCGAGCGTTTGAGGGTGCAACATAAGAAGGACCACCCCGACTACAAATATCAGCCGAGGCGGAGAAAGTCTGTCAAGAACGGGCAAAACGACCCAGAAGACGGAGAGCAGACTCACATCTCTCCAAATGCGATCTTCAAGGCGCTGCAGCAGGCCGATTCTCCTGCGTCAAGCATGGGCGAGGTGCATTCTCCAGGCGAGCACTCAG GTCAATCCCAGGGCCCACCAACACCCCCAACAACCCCCAAGACAGACCTCCCCTCCAGCAAAGCTGACCTAAAGCGGGAGGGCCGTCCCATGCAGGAGGGCACCAGCCGCCAGCTCAACATTGACTTTGGAGCCGTGGACATCGGCGAACTGAGCAGTGAGGTCATCTCCAACATGGGGAGTTTTGACGTCGATGAATTCGATCAGTACCTGCCGCCTCACAGCCATGCTGGGGTGGCAGGCGCAGTCCAGGCCGGCTACACCGGCAGCTACGGCATCAGCAGCTCCTCAGTCAGCCAGGCAGCCAATGTGGGAGCCCACGCCTGGATGtccaagcagcagcagcagcagcagcagcagcagcactcccTGACCACCTTGGGCGGGGGAGAGCAAAGCCAGCAACAGAGAACCACCCAGATCAAGACCGAGCAGCTGAGCCCGAGCCACTACAGCGAGCAGCAGGGCTCCCCACAGCACGCAAACTACGGGTCCTTCAACCTGCAGCACTACAGCACCTCCTCTTACCCCTCCATCACAAGAGCACAGTATGATTATTCAGACCACCAAGGTGCTGCTAACTCCTACTACAGCCATGCAGCAGGCCAAGGCTCTGGTCTGTACTCCACCTTCAGCTACATGAGCCCCAGCCAGAGGCCCATGTACACCCCAATCGCTGACACCACAGGGGTGCCGTCTGTGCCCCAGACCCACAGTCCGCAGCACTGGGAGCAGCAGCCCATTTACACACAGCTCTCCAGGCCCTGA